From one Rhizobium sp. BT04 genomic stretch:
- a CDS encoding methyl-accepting chemotaxis protein, whose product MPKSIRLALSLIFVLLSLLAAGQGIVSIVKLLSIRSNISEVASNWLPSIDVINRINTITGDYRILQFRLVTNSSDSTSLAHNITTFRQKMEDLANARGEYEPMVTSGEERQAYDAFSALWTQYQEDGERIVKLMQAGKKDEAFALLTSDATTKLYNDSGALLDQDVAVNKRGGVAAVGNTMGAVSSTVLVTILAMALATTTGIIALLYCIRKITDPISRLTTTMGVLADGNLDTEVPFAMRADEIGKMSRAVEVFKQNSIKARDLNAQEAALQAKSADLQSSIAEVVSAAVAGDFTHRITKKYGDAALDRFAGSVNELVTSVDRGIAETRRVISALADGDLTENMCGEFQGAFGELKSNVNATMAALRSVLGEVRSAVDTINGGAGEMRIASGDLSKRTEQQAAALEETSSALEEITVAVKSSTERATEASHMVDEARRSTEQSSAVVKDAVAAMGRIEQASDEIGQIINVIDEIAFQTNLLALNAGVEAARAGDAGKGFAVVAQEVRELAQRSATAAKDIKALINRSGDEVKTGVRLVTATGDALGLIRGHVIKVNEHVHTISTAAREQSTGLAEVSTAVNQMDQTTQQNAAMVEESTAATNRLADEASNLARLIARFRLDGSTVVRRVAHQNGKPAASPARALSQKLAGAFGGRTTAAVATKEWEEF is encoded by the coding sequence ATGCCCAAGTCCATTAGACTCGCTTTATCTTTGATATTTGTTCTGCTCTCTCTTCTCGCGGCGGGCCAGGGCATCGTGAGTATCGTCAAGCTGCTGTCCATTAGGAGCAATATATCCGAAGTTGCCAGCAACTGGCTGCCATCGATCGATGTGATAAATCGGATCAATACGATCACCGGGGACTACCGCATCCTGCAGTTCAGGCTGGTGACAAACTCATCAGATTCGACGAGCCTTGCGCATAATATCACCACCTTCCGCCAGAAGATGGAGGATCTCGCGAATGCCCGTGGTGAATATGAGCCGATGGTGACATCCGGCGAGGAGCGTCAGGCCTATGACGCGTTCTCCGCTTTGTGGACGCAATATCAGGAGGATGGCGAGCGGATTGTTAAACTAATGCAGGCAGGCAAGAAGGATGAAGCATTTGCTCTTCTAACGAGTGACGCCACGACGAAACTGTATAATGATAGCGGAGCGCTCCTTGACCAGGATGTCGCAGTTAACAAGCGTGGTGGAGTCGCGGCCGTCGGAAACACGATGGGCGCCGTTTCATCGACGGTTTTGGTCACCATTCTTGCCATGGCGCTGGCAACTACGACGGGCATTATAGCCCTGCTTTACTGCATCCGGAAGATTACCGATCCGATCTCGCGGTTGACTACCACGATGGGCGTACTGGCAGATGGTAATCTCGACACTGAGGTTCCTTTCGCAATGCGCGCCGACGAAATCGGCAAGATGTCGAGAGCCGTTGAGGTATTCAAGCAAAACAGCATCAAGGCCCGCGATCTGAACGCGCAGGAGGCCGCGTTGCAGGCCAAGAGCGCCGACTTGCAGTCGAGCATTGCCGAGGTGGTGTCAGCCGCCGTAGCCGGTGACTTCACCCATCGCATCACCAAGAAATACGGCGATGCGGCTCTCGACCGTTTTGCAGGAAGCGTCAACGAGCTGGTCACCTCTGTTGACCGGGGCATCGCCGAAACTCGCCGAGTTATCTCAGCGCTTGCCGATGGGGATCTGACGGAAAACATGTGCGGCGAGTTTCAGGGAGCCTTTGGTGAACTGAAGAGTAATGTCAACGCCACCATGGCAGCCCTTCGATCCGTATTAGGCGAGGTTCGCTCCGCCGTCGACACGATCAACGGCGGAGCCGGCGAGATGCGCATCGCCTCAGGCGACCTTTCAAAGCGCACGGAACAGCAAGCCGCGGCCCTGGAGGAGACCTCTTCGGCGCTTGAGGAAATCACGGTGGCGGTAAAAAGCTCGACAGAAAGAGCCACGGAAGCCAGCCATATGGTCGATGAGGCACGCAGAAGCACCGAGCAGTCGAGCGCGGTTGTCAAAGACGCGGTCGCCGCCATGGGCCGCATCGAGCAGGCCTCGGATGAAATCGGCCAGATCATTAACGTCATTGACGAGATCGCCTTCCAGACCAATCTTTTGGCCCTTAACGCCGGCGTCGAGGCGGCGCGTGCGGGTGACGCTGGAAAGGGTTTCGCCGTTGTGGCTCAGGAGGTGCGTGAACTGGCACAGCGCTCCGCCACTGCCGCCAAGGATATCAAGGCGCTGATCAACCGGTCCGGCGACGAGGTCAAAACTGGGGTCAGGCTGGTAACGGCCACAGGCGATGCCCTTGGTCTAATCCGAGGCCACGTGATCAAGGTGAACGAGCACGTTCATACGATCTCGACGGCGGCACGAGAGCAATCGACCGGGCTGGCGGAAGTCAGCACTGCGGTCAACCAGATGGATCAGACGACCCAGCAGAATGCGGCGATGGTGGAAGAATCGACGGCGGCCACCAACCGGTTGGCGGATGAGGCTTCCAATCTGGCGCGGCTTATTGCGCGCTTCAGGCTCGACGGTTCGACTGTTGTACGGCGTGTTGCCCACCAGAACGGTAAGCCGGCCGCCTCGCCAGCGCGTGCCCTCTCCCAGAAGCTTGCCGGCGCCTTCGGCGGACGTACTACAGCCGCTGTCGCGACTAAGGAATGGGAAGAGTTTTAA
- a CDS encoding AraC family transcriptional regulator — MTESLFSKPDEGTLVKDNFIEGSDPERLLPLISSPLASSDLAQHDSRSLNSRCSRISLDGFGVADAHHEGAFSVMIDSPVDVVTVFLPASGNAVFHWSGQQVESPHVANAPLNARQDGIRSQLSLTIDTQSLRDKLSRMLDRTISGNLQIQPTLDLASSAGTLMRELALSAHRGLSAGGALRQCPSAYSSLLDAIEYLLIESCMHRYTDELRRPSPSPTPRHVKRAMEFMEEHMAQPISLNDIAAAAKVSVRTLQHGFRQFRNTSPTMHLRDLRMCAARQELLQNGAKISVSEIALKWGFTHLGRFAAEYKRRYGELPSKTVHMSDVLPHRRSMCASQASPPES; from the coding sequence ATGACCGAAAGTTTGTTCAGCAAGCCCGATGAAGGGACCTTAGTGAAAGACAACTTTATCGAGGGCTCCGATCCCGAACGTCTTTTGCCTTTGATATCATCGCCCCTGGCGTCCTCTGACCTTGCTCAACACGACAGTAGATCGCTTAACTCTCGCTGCAGTCGAATTTCCCTTGATGGTTTTGGCGTTGCGGATGCCCATCATGAAGGGGCGTTCTCGGTCATGATAGATTCCCCAGTTGACGTCGTAACGGTCTTCCTGCCGGCGTCCGGGAATGCAGTCTTTCATTGGTCTGGGCAACAGGTAGAGTCGCCGCATGTTGCAAATGCTCCGCTGAATGCCCGACAAGATGGCATAAGATCTCAACTGTCATTGACGATCGATACGCAATCCTTGCGTGACAAGCTTTCTCGCATGCTCGATCGGACGATCAGCGGAAATCTGCAAATTCAGCCGACCCTTGATCTTGCATCGAGCGCGGGAACGCTCATGCGAGAACTAGCCCTGTCTGCCCATCGCGGCCTCAGTGCCGGGGGGGCTCTGCGACAATGCCCGTCGGCCTATAGCTCGCTCCTCGACGCGATAGAGTACCTTTTGATCGAAAGCTGTATGCATCGCTATACCGATGAACTTCGTCGTCCGTCTCCGTCTCCCACGCCTCGCCACGTGAAACGGGCAATGGAGTTTATGGAAGAGCATATGGCTCAACCCATTTCCCTTAACGATATCGCCGCTGCGGCCAAGGTCAGCGTGCGGACTTTGCAGCACGGCTTCCGACAATTTCGTAATACCAGCCCCACAATGCACCTCCGAGACTTGCGTATGTGCGCAGCTCGACAGGAACTGCTGCAAAACGGCGCTAAAATCAGCGTTTCGGAAATAGCGCTTAAGTGGGGCTTCACACACCTCGGCCGTTTTGCTGCAGAGTACAAGAGACGTTACGGCGAACTGCCATCTAAAACAGTGCATATGAGCGATGTTCTGCCGCATAGGCGATCTATGTGTGCTTCGCAGGCCTCTCCGCCCGAAAGCTGA
- a CDS encoding SDR family oxidoreductase has protein sequence MIGASNPVGLCLARSFIEKGYRVAVGDANPADFASLAEGQGNNFLPVKVNPNRDVYVNSMADQVYLRWRRVDVLVNIVFRRNETTQTVTGSLSSANLGLDAVSNLIRVTGAFSSRLQGAELAVVDVAWFEETTSLEAEAVLQAALRTTTSAIARQYFGSGLRINAVHASDVNSTSSSENDVLRTVIHAVQFLANSELSGKLTGNVLEIDPRCR, from the coding sequence TTGATAGGCGCGTCAAATCCTGTTGGTCTTTGTTTGGCGCGCTCATTTATAGAAAAAGGCTATCGGGTCGCCGTAGGCGACGCCAATCCCGCCGACTTCGCCTCCCTGGCTGAAGGCCAGGGAAACAATTTTTTACCGGTCAAAGTCAACCCGAACAGAGACGTTTACGTCAACTCAATGGCTGACCAGGTGTATTTGCGCTGGAGACGGGTCGACGTTCTGGTGAACATAGTTTTCCGCAGAAATGAAACAACCCAAACTGTAACGGGATCGCTATCCAGCGCGAATCTGGGGCTTGATGCCGTATCCAATCTAATCAGAGTTACAGGTGCCTTTAGCTCTCGACTTCAGGGCGCGGAGCTTGCCGTAGTGGACGTCGCATGGTTCGAAGAGACGACCTCGCTGGAAGCAGAAGCCGTCCTTCAAGCGGCGTTGCGCACTACTACCTCCGCAATTGCTAGGCAATATTTCGGTTCCGGGCTGAGGATAAATGCTGTACACGCCAGCGATGTGAACTCTACGTCTTCAAGCGAAAATGACGTGCTTCGAACAGTGATCCACGCCGTGCAATTCCTGGCGAATTCGGAACTGTCCGGAAAGCTGACAGGGAACGTGCTGGAGATCGATCCTCGGTGCAGATAG
- a CDS encoding methyl-accepting chemotaxis protein, with translation MFVDRLLSTFTIRAKVLLVLVPLILILAAVGGVGLKATGLLQSRLRLSNEVLQTLSGFRSVAESMNRFLAQSSTEYRDEALTSLNGQSATMQSLQEAAAGSGSETGALENSVSAMSVISGSIGRMWSLHNDEESVRSDIVSNLSKIKEVGGALKLAAVDVRSQVRNQENSGKTMLREATRSLDTASVMQHMAEDLVSLPDGAKQPPTVAQQGLVIKKSLKTVKRVVSTADEQAVTKIERTIAKLIANPEFVDPSTRLAGSDLQSFATNLRVDAIQHMIEGTNAIRALDKALTDSEMLVATATTIGQDADSIEIEINNLFRTANAENQQRLVEQLTKLARDTVAVGGVASSISGFDKMQEDLFAQVDSIQENTEKLVKIAEARQAQYSEADKTGQEIWKNLVTFAATQENDARNESNLARLLSTIATVSGVLVALAAGAGLMATLRAPIERIAKRMQELAKGDLRSQIVGRDRRDEIGEMARALEVFRENAVSKMDIETRTEADRKTVEQERMDRERERAQMEEEVATAVTILGEALSRLARGDISQEIDRQFHPNLEPLRRDFNHSLSILRETVSHIDENTNQIQWGTSELFKASDDLSRRTELQAASLEEAAAAVEQVTVTVRKSSENAYETQAFVSVVKEHAEGAATIVTDAINAMGRIEDASHKIGQIIGLIDTIAFQTNLLALNAGVEAARAGDAGKGFAVVAQEVRELAQKSSAAAREIRHLISESSSEVAIGSDYVGKAGEALHNITASILKISDRIDQIVNSSREQAASLAEINNNVNVLDQGTQQNAAMAEQTNAAAKTLSDQTNELSERLASFKLTEDKSTRRVRLVA, from the coding sequence ATGTTCGTCGATCGCCTGTTATCCACCTTTACCATAAGAGCAAAGGTGTTATTGGTACTTGTACCCTTGATCCTGATATTGGCGGCAGTTGGTGGGGTCGGCTTAAAAGCAACTGGCTTGCTTCAGTCTCGTCTTCGGCTTTCAAATGAGGTTCTTCAGACCTTGAGCGGGTTTCGAAGTGTCGCGGAAAGCATGAACCGCTTTTTGGCGCAAAGCTCAACGGAGTACCGAGATGAGGCGCTGACAAGTTTAAACGGGCAGAGCGCAACCATGCAGTCGCTCCAGGAAGCGGCGGCAGGTAGCGGGAGCGAAACTGGTGCGCTCGAAAACAGTGTATCGGCAATGTCCGTTATCTCGGGCAGCATCGGCCGCATGTGGTCTTTGCATAATGACGAGGAATCCGTTCGCAGCGACATTGTTTCCAACTTGTCGAAGATCAAGGAGGTCGGAGGCGCCCTTAAATTGGCTGCGGTTGATGTGCGCTCACAAGTACGCAATCAGGAGAACTCCGGGAAAACCATGCTCCGGGAGGCTACCCGCTCACTCGATACGGCATCAGTTATGCAACACATGGCGGAAGACTTGGTGAGCTTGCCGGACGGAGCGAAGCAGCCTCCGACTGTCGCCCAGCAAGGGCTTGTGATCAAAAAGTCGCTAAAAACAGTTAAGCGGGTAGTCTCGACTGCTGACGAGCAGGCCGTTACTAAAATTGAGAGGACTATCGCCAAGCTAATCGCCAACCCCGAATTTGTCGACCCTTCCACACGGCTTGCCGGCTCTGACCTACAGAGCTTTGCGACGAACCTGCGAGTGGATGCGATCCAGCACATGATTGAAGGAACAAATGCGATCCGGGCGTTGGATAAAGCGTTGACGGATTCCGAAATGCTTGTTGCGACGGCGACAACGATCGGCCAGGACGCCGATTCGATCGAAATCGAAATCAATAACCTGTTCCGTACAGCCAACGCAGAGAATCAGCAGCGCCTCGTTGAGCAACTTACAAAATTGGCGCGTGACACCGTGGCAGTTGGAGGCGTTGCCAGCTCGATATCTGGCTTCGATAAAATGCAGGAAGATCTATTCGCCCAGGTGGATTCTATCCAAGAGAACACAGAGAAGCTGGTCAAGATAGCGGAAGCCCGCCAAGCGCAATATTCTGAGGCGGACAAAACCGGTCAGGAGATCTGGAAAAACCTCGTAACTTTTGCAGCAACTCAGGAAAACGATGCTCGCAATGAAAGCAATCTTGCCCGCTTGCTGTCAACTATCGCCACAGTGTCCGGCGTCTTGGTAGCCTTGGCGGCTGGCGCCGGCCTGATGGCGACACTTCGCGCCCCGATCGAACGGATCGCGAAGCGCATGCAAGAGCTGGCAAAGGGCGATCTTCGATCGCAGATTGTCGGACGTGACCGGAGAGACGAAATAGGTGAAATGGCTCGCGCACTCGAGGTTTTCCGTGAAAATGCTGTCTCGAAGATGGACATCGAGACACGAACGGAAGCCGATAGGAAAACCGTTGAACAGGAGCGGATGGATCGTGAACGCGAACGCGCTCAGATGGAGGAGGAGGTCGCAACTGCCGTCACCATTCTAGGAGAGGCGTTATCTCGATTGGCGCGTGGCGACATCTCTCAAGAAATTGACCGCCAATTCCATCCCAATCTTGAGCCGCTGAGGCGCGATTTCAATCACTCGCTTTCGATCCTGAGAGAGACAGTGTCTCATATCGACGAGAATACCAATCAAATTCAATGGGGAACCAGCGAGCTTTTCAAAGCCTCAGATGATCTGTCGCGGCGAACTGAATTGCAAGCCGCCTCACTGGAGGAGGCTGCGGCCGCCGTCGAACAGGTGACGGTCACGGTCAGAAAATCATCCGAGAATGCCTATGAAACCCAGGCTTTCGTGTCCGTTGTTAAAGAACACGCCGAGGGTGCGGCAACCATTGTGACCGATGCGATCAACGCAATGGGCAGAATAGAAGACGCGTCCCACAAGATCGGCCAAATCATTGGTTTGATCGATACGATTGCGTTCCAGACAAATCTTTTGGCACTAAATGCTGGTGTCGAGGCGGCTCGTGCTGGAGATGCCGGAAAGGGTTTTGCAGTCGTAGCCCAGGAAGTGCGCGAACTTGCCCAGAAATCATCAGCTGCAGCCCGCGAGATTCGCCACCTGATTTCGGAATCCTCTTCGGAGGTGGCGATCGGCTCAGATTACGTGGGGAAAGCAGGTGAGGCGTTACACAACATAACGGCGTCGATCTTGAAGATTTCCGATCGGATTGATCAAATCGTCAATTCGAGCCGCGAGCAAGCGGCGTCCCTCGCCGAGATCAACAATAACGTCAATGTACTTGACCAGGGAACACAACAAAACGCTGCCATGGCCGAGCAGACAAATGCCGCGGCAAAGACTCTCTCGGATCAGACTAACGAACTCAGCGAGCGGCTCGCTTCATTCAAATTGACCGAAGATAAGTCGACGCGTCGGGTTAGGTTAGTGGCGTAA
- a CDS encoding ABC transporter substrate-binding protein produces MLRDTRGIKSVRIREITRAIILITGLVIPSVAAAGGLTELPREERKTYELLDPKLPTGESVFRTFKAQRAPPWKIGYASTYADNSWRASILDEFTNKIVPAFKKAGLVSEFIVTQSNLEDAVQIRQMRQMVDDGVDAIIICCSNLTALNPTIEYAYSKGVPVFSYSGYVTSPFAVNATENNMQGGFEAAKWLAEEIEGSGNVLLVSGISGFASSDSFDVGAKKALEYYPEIKIVGHVDGKWTDKVAQAEVQKFLAANPGRIDGIIVQSGAENGVINAVRQSGRDMIPIVLGGEASAACYWRRNPDFVSKSFHFWPPRSEAGFVWDVMMRTLEGQGPKIQTILRPAIPSTIEDVMADLPADCDPNSEDWIEPKNTAWWSASAAAKYFDNPADPLSWKPAD; encoded by the coding sequence ATGCTCAGAGACACGAGAGGTATCAAATCCGTGCGCATACGTGAAATTACAAGAGCCATTATTCTAATCACCGGCTTGGTGATCCCTTCTGTAGCGGCCGCCGGTGGCCTTACGGAATTGCCGCGGGAGGAACGAAAAACCTACGAGTTGCTCGATCCAAAGTTGCCTACAGGTGAATCTGTCTTCCGCACGTTTAAGGCACAGCGAGCACCGCCGTGGAAAATTGGGTACGCATCGACATATGCTGACAATTCTTGGCGTGCGAGTATTCTTGATGAGTTCACAAACAAGATTGTTCCAGCTTTCAAGAAAGCGGGGCTGGTCTCCGAGTTCATCGTCACCCAGTCAAATCTTGAAGACGCTGTCCAGATCAGGCAGATGCGGCAGATGGTAGACGACGGCGTTGATGCAATTATTATCTGCTGTTCGAACCTCACGGCGCTTAATCCTACGATAGAGTATGCGTATTCAAAAGGAGTGCCTGTGTTCTCGTACTCTGGTTACGTAACATCGCCGTTCGCCGTCAACGCAACTGAGAACAACATGCAAGGCGGGTTTGAGGCGGCGAAGTGGCTCGCTGAAGAAATCGAAGGAAGTGGCAATGTGCTTCTCGTTTCGGGGATCTCCGGCTTTGCCTCCTCGGACAGCTTTGACGTCGGCGCAAAGAAGGCTCTGGAGTATTATCCCGAGATAAAGATCGTAGGTCATGTCGACGGGAAGTGGACAGACAAGGTCGCGCAGGCCGAGGTGCAAAAATTCCTTGCAGCGAATCCCGGTCGAATTGATGGTATTATCGTTCAGTCGGGAGCTGAGAATGGTGTTATCAACGCGGTGCGCCAGTCCGGGCGCGACATGATCCCAATCGTTCTAGGGGGCGAAGCTTCGGCAGCCTGTTACTGGCGACGGAACCCCGACTTCGTAAGCAAGAGTTTTCATTTCTGGCCGCCGCGCTCTGAGGCGGGTTTCGTATGGGACGTAATGATGCGAACTCTTGAGGGACAGGGCCCCAAAATTCAGACAATCCTGCGGCCAGCAATTCCCAGTACCATAGAGGATGTAATGGCGGATTTGCCAGCTGATTGCGATCCTAACTCTGAGGATTGGATCGAGCCGAAGAATACAGCTTGGTGGTCTGCCAGCGCTGCTGCTAAATATTTCGATAACCCAGCGGATCCGCTCTCCTGGAAGCCGGCCGATTGA
- a CDS encoding EAL domain-containing protein → MNSTLQPLWQRSFFQKRRNRRRDEALHHDTSADRGALLEALIGVLPLPIFFKDLHGRYVGCNKVFEDLLGRSRDEIIGNTDFDLSSTQLAEIYSIEEKGLLERGGAQVSERKIALANGAILDVVCNKAVFRGHDDEPAGLIGVIIDITEHKLAEQELKNALELAQGIVTAIPDVLFEVDEDGRYLQVWTRNPELLAQQREMLLGRTVDQVLAPDQAAIAMEALRTASSEGVAYGRCISVSLPNGETRWFELSVARRPSADPDAATTLLAFSRDVTERRQAEDAINSVRTQLLSVLQTIPDMVWVKNVDGVHLLCNHAFERLTGKSEAEVVGKTDLELFGAERAHISGKSDEATIEAGGILIDENWVVSPENGQSILLETRKLAVLGAGGEVTGVLGVSRDVTELNASREKIRQMAFYDPVTSLPNRLLFNERLQKVVSDASSQRRRTGVMLIDIDHFKVVNDTMGHPVGDQLLCQVATRLKKSVRDLDTVARLGGDEFAILLPEIQTTDDLDWVACSILERFKESFLLDGKEVYVSCSVGIAISPDDSTDVNDLVKYADSAMYLAKRSGRNSFRFYSKDLTVGVEERMQLESELRRAIEREELELHYQPKVLLDSGVMIGSEALLRWPHPEMGMIPPVRFIPVAEDTGLIVELGRWVLREACKTAKELNADCHHLHKIAVNLSGKQFQCSRLVNEIAAILGETGCRAEWIEIEITESLLLDRKGETLQTLLKLRQMGFSIAIDDFGTGYSALNYLARFPIDTLKIDRSFINSSDKRNEELVKAILSIAQCLGQDVVAEGVETAEQAAFLAANGCGSAQGFFYSKALPKMELIALWVRASATGFVSDRYAASR, encoded by the coding sequence ATGAATTCGACTTTACAACCGCTTTGGCAACGCTCCTTTTTTCAGAAAAGGCGCAATCGCCGGAGAGACGAAGCGCTGCATCATGATACCTCAGCCGACCGAGGAGCGCTGCTTGAAGCATTGATCGGCGTGTTGCCCCTCCCAATTTTCTTCAAAGATCTGCACGGTCGCTATGTCGGTTGCAACAAGGTTTTCGAAGATCTCCTCGGTCGCTCGCGCGACGAGATCATCGGGAATACAGATTTTGATCTCAGTTCAACGCAACTGGCGGAAATTTATTCTATTGAAGAGAAAGGCCTTCTTGAAAGGGGTGGAGCCCAAGTCTCCGAGCGTAAGATCGCTCTCGCAAACGGCGCCATCCTGGATGTTGTCTGCAACAAGGCAGTTTTCAGAGGTCACGACGACGAGCCCGCGGGTCTGATTGGCGTTATCATCGACATAACCGAACACAAGTTGGCGGAGCAGGAACTCAAAAACGCTCTCGAACTAGCCCAAGGGATCGTCACCGCTATTCCAGACGTTCTGTTTGAGGTCGACGAGGATGGGCGATATCTTCAGGTCTGGACCAGAAATCCCGAACTACTAGCCCAGCAGCGGGAAATGCTACTGGGTAGGACGGTCGACCAAGTTCTTGCGCCTGATCAAGCGGCTATTGCAATGGAGGCGCTTCGAACTGCAAGCAGTGAAGGAGTTGCCTACGGTCGATGCATTAGCGTATCCTTGCCAAACGGCGAGACCCGATGGTTCGAGTTGTCGGTGGCTAGACGACCAAGCGCCGATCCTGACGCCGCCACCACGCTCCTGGCATTTTCGCGTGATGTCACGGAACGAAGGCAGGCGGAAGACGCCATCAACTCCGTGCGGACGCAATTGCTAAGTGTGCTGCAAACCATTCCTGACATGGTTTGGGTAAAGAATGTCGATGGCGTACACCTGTTGTGCAATCATGCATTTGAGCGGCTGACCGGGAAATCGGAGGCGGAGGTCGTTGGAAAAACGGACCTTGAATTGTTCGGGGCTGAGAGAGCTCACATTTCCGGAAAATCTGATGAGGCCACGATCGAAGCCGGTGGCATACTTATCGACGAGAATTGGGTGGTTTCCCCGGAGAACGGTCAGTCCATTCTTCTCGAAACACGTAAACTTGCGGTCCTCGGCGCCGGGGGAGAGGTTACAGGAGTCCTCGGGGTCTCTCGCGATGTCACGGAACTGAACGCCTCGCGGGAAAAAATCAGGCAAATGGCCTTTTACGATCCGGTGACTTCTTTGCCGAACCGCTTGCTGTTTAACGAGCGATTGCAAAAGGTCGTCAGTGACGCGTCGTCTCAACGTCGGCGGACAGGGGTAATGCTGATTGACATCGACCATTTCAAAGTCGTGAACGATACGATGGGTCACCCTGTGGGTGATCAACTACTCTGCCAGGTCGCTACCCGGCTTAAGAAATCTGTCCGCGATCTCGACACGGTTGCGCGTCTCGGCGGCGACGAGTTCGCGATTCTGTTGCCGGAAATCCAGACAACCGACGATCTCGATTGGGTTGCGTGCTCGATCCTCGAGAGATTCAAGGAATCTTTCCTATTGGATGGCAAGGAAGTCTACGTGTCATGCAGTGTAGGCATCGCGATCTCGCCCGACGACAGCACAGATGTCAACGATCTGGTGAAATACGCCGACTCTGCGATGTATCTTGCCAAACGCTCGGGGAGAAACAGTTTTCGCTTTTATTCGAAGGATTTGACTGTGGGCGTGGAGGAGCGCATGCAGTTGGAATCTGAATTGCGCCGCGCTATCGAGCGCGAAGAATTGGAGCTGCACTACCAGCCCAAGGTGCTTCTGGACAGCGGCGTAATGATAGGATCGGAAGCGTTGTTGAGATGGCCTCATCCCGAGATGGGCATGATTCCGCCGGTTCGATTCATTCCGGTCGCTGAGGATACCGGGCTGATCGTTGAACTCGGGCGATGGGTGCTGCGTGAAGCGTGCAAGACGGCGAAGGAGCTGAACGCCGATTGCCACCACCTGCACAAGATTGCAGTCAACCTTTCGGGTAAGCAATTCCAATGCTCACGGTTGGTAAACGAGATCGCTGCAATCCTCGGTGAAACCGGTTGCCGCGCGGAATGGATCGAAATCGAAATCACGGAGAGTCTGCTTCTCGATCGGAAGGGCGAGACCCTGCAGACGCTTCTTAAGCTGCGTCAAATGGGATTTTCGATTGCTATCGATGATTTTGGCACCGGTTACTCGGCGCTCAACTATCTAGCCCGCTTCCCGATCGACACGCTGAAGATCGATCGGTCATTCATAAATAGCTCGGACAAAAGGAACGAAGAATTGGTCAAAGCGATTCTGTCCATTGCACAATGTCTTGGGCAGGACGTGGTGGCGGAAGGTGTTGAGACCGCCGAGCAGGCAGCATTTCTCGCAGCGAACGGATGCGGTTCGGCGCAAGGCTTCTTTTACAGCAAGGCCCTGCCGAAGATGGAATTGATCGCTCTTTGGGTGCGCGCGTCCGCCACCGGCTTCGTTTCAGATCGTTACGCCGCTTCGCGATGA
- a CDS encoding MBL fold metallo-hydrolase codes for MSLSMHHLAKLPYFYPFEFGDGKITVLSDGPLELGDPRLNFLGVEPRTVSLMLEDNFLPTNKVVLEQNVPLVEINGRTILFDTGMGSSKAFGPTTGRLLASLREAGRDPTEIDAVVLSHAHIDHIGGLCDANGRLNFPNADIFISERDFTDWTDGSSIDSSFQFQIDNARRNLLPHKDRTFFFKDGEEFLPGVHAISAPGHTLGHHCFMLQSGNDRLCFLGDLTHHHILLMERPMMEFRYDTDPKLSARSRTRVLDMLATDRIAVMSYHFAWPGAGHVVRNGDGFRYIPSPMQLLAHR; via the coding sequence GTGTCTCTTAGTATGCATCACCTGGCCAAGCTTCCGTATTTTTATCCGTTCGAATTTGGCGATGGAAAAATCACGGTACTGTCCGACGGGCCGTTAGAGCTAGGAGATCCTCGCCTGAACTTCTTGGGGGTAGAGCCACGCACGGTCAGCCTGATGCTAGAGGACAATTTCCTGCCAACGAACAAAGTTGTACTCGAGCAAAACGTGCCGCTTGTTGAGATAAATGGAAGAACAATTCTATTTGATACCGGGATGGGGTCTTCCAAAGCTTTCGGGCCCACCACAGGTCGACTCCTAGCCAGCCTGAGAGAGGCAGGTCGAGATCCGACGGAGATCGATGCGGTGGTTCTGTCGCACGCCCATATCGATCATATCGGCGGTCTGTGCGATGCCAATGGAAGGTTAAATTTCCCGAACGCCGACATCTTCATCAGTGAGCGAGACTTCACGGACTGGACGGACGGGTCGTCGATCGATTCTTCATTTCAATTTCAAATCGATAACGCTCGGCGAAACCTGCTTCCCCACAAGGATCGGACCTTCTTTTTCAAAGACGGCGAGGAGTTCTTGCCGGGCGTTCACGCGATTTCGGCCCCCGGCCACACGCTCGGTCATCATTGTTTTATGCTGCAGTCGGGAAACGATCGCCTCTGTTTTCTCGGCGACCTTACGCACCATCATATCCTGTTGATGGAGAGGCCGATGATGGAATTCCGATACGACACGGACCCGAAGCTGTCAGCTAGATCCCGCACGCGCGTGCTTGATATGCTGGCGACAGATCGCATTGCGGTAATGTCCTATCACTTCGCATGGCCAGGTGCCGGGCATGTGGTGCGAAACGGAGACGGATTCCGCTATATCCCCTCTCCAATGCAGTTGCTTGCACATCGATAA